A stretch of DNA from Arthrobacter jiangjiafuii:
GACCTTCTTCCGCAGCCTCGGTGGAACCGTGGGCGTGTCGGTGCTCGGTTCCGTGCTGGGCACCATCGTGGCCTCCGAAATCAAGGAGGGCATCACTGCCCTGGCTCCGGCCGACCAGGCCGCCGCCGCCGTCGCCCTGGGCAGCGGCTCCATTCCGAAGATTTCCGAACTGCCGGACACTATTGCCGTCCTGGTGGAGAGCGCCTACGGCGTGGGCGTGGGCTCCGTCTTCCTCTACAGCGTGCCGCTGGCCGTCATCACGCTGCTGGCCGTGATCTTCCTGCCCAATGCATCCTTGGGGCGGCAGAACGCCGTGCAGCTCAAGAACGCGGCAGCGGGCACGACGGCGGCGGCTTCCGTAGGCGCCGCGGCACCTGCTGCCGGTGCTCCGGTGTCCGTGGCGCCGGCAGCGCCGGCCCCCGGCGAGGGAGATGACTCTGCGCAGACCCGTGACGAGGAAATCTCCGATTCAGAGCTCCGGATCCTGGCCGATGTGGCGACCGGGGCAGTCGGCCTGGTGGATCCGCTGTCTCCGGTTCAGACCGCGGATTCGGATCCCGGGCGCCCGTAGTGGCTGTGGAACTTCCGGATTTGACCCCTGCGGACCGTGGCCCGGCCGAAGCTGAAGACGGCAGGGCCGAGGCGATCAGCGAGGTTGAGGAATCGCTGAGGCTGCTCACCGAAGCAGTCCGGGCGAGCATGCGCGATGCGGCCAAGGGCATCGACCCGGCACTGTCGCTGTTCGGGCTGAAGGTCCTGCAGTTGCTCAAACGGGTGGGCCCCACCCAGTCCGGTGCCGTGGCCGAGCTCCTCATGGTGGACAAGAGTGTTGTCAGCCGGGTGTCCCGGCAGTTGGAGGAGCTGGGGCTCATCGAGGTGAAGCCCGATCCGTCGGACGGCCGGGCCAGGGTGCTGGCTCTGACTCCGGATGCGGCCGAGCGGGTGCGGGCGGTCCAGACCGGAATCATGCTCGACCATGACGTCCTGCATGCCTGGACGGCCCGGGAACTCCGGCAGTTCGCCGGGTATCTCTCCCGGCTCGGTCCGCGTACCGGATCGCGTACCGGATCGCGTAGCGGTCCGCCTGCGGACAAACCTGAATAGCACCACACAGCAAACAAGCCGGACCCTTCTTTGGGTCCGGCTTGTTTTTTGCCGTTGGTCTACTCCGCGCTGTTCTGCGGGTCGGTCTGCGGACTGTTGTCCTTCGGCTTCTTGCGGCCCTTGCCGGCCAGCATCGAATAGGCGGTAGTGAGTACAAAGATCTCACTGACATAGCCCAGGGGGCTGTCGGGCAGGGGAGCGAACTGGTGATAAAGCACCAGCGCGGAGACCGCCAGGATGACCGGATGGGCCTTCAGCAGCCACTCCTCCGGCACTTCCCGGGGCCAGGGGAAGAAGCCGTCTTCGGTCGCGGTGTCGGCACGGTTTGTCTTCATGCCCTCCATCCTCTCAGAGCCGGCCGGCTCCCGCGGTTCCCATCCGCGCGGCGAGCCGCGCAAACGGTCCGTCGCCGGCCCGCAGTTCTGCCGCGGTGCCACGTTCCACAATCCGGCCCGCCGCCAGAACGGCGACCTGCTCGGCGTTCTCCACGGTGGAGAGCCGGTGGGCAATGGTCAGCGTGGTCCGTCCTGCGGCCAGCCGCTCCAGTGCCTGCTGCACCTGCGCCTCGGTGGTGTTGTCCAGGGCGCTGGTGGCCTCATCCAGGACCAGCACCGGCGGGTTGCGCAGAATGGTCCGGGCGATGGCCAGGCGCTGCTGCTCACCGCCGGAGAAGCGGTGCCCACGGGCGCCGACCAAGGTGTCCAACCCCTCCGGCAGGGCCCCGATGGAGTCCGCAATCTGCGCGGCGGCCAGCGCCTGCCAGAGCTGCTCATCGGTGGCATCCGGAGCTGCGAGCAGCAGGTTTTCCCGCACCGAGGCGTGGATCAGGTAGGTCTCCTGGGAAACCACGCCGACAATCCGGGCCAGGTCCTCCGGGGCAATGTCCCGCACGTCCACGCCGTCGATGGTGACCTTGCCGGCGCTGGCCTCGTTCAGCCGCGGCAGCAGGGACGCCAGTGTGCTCTTGCCGGAGCCGGTGGGCCCGACGACGGCGGTGGTTGTGCCCGGGCGCAGCTCCAGGTCGATGCCGCGCAGCACCTCAGTGCCGCCGGTGACGTCGTGCCCGCCGCCGGTGCCGGTACCGCCGTCGTACGCAAACCGCACACCCTCGAACCGCACGTCGCCGCGCACTGTGGCCGGGTCCAACCGGACGGGATGTTCCGGCGCCTGGATGGCCGGCACCAGGTCCAGGTATTCAAAGATCCGGCTGAAGAAGGCCAGCGCGGTGACCCACTGCACGCCGATGTTCAGCAGGCCCATGACCGGGCGGAAAATGGTGGCCTGCAGGCCGGTGAACGCGACCAGGGTGCCCACGGTCATGCCGCCGCTGGTCGCCGGGAAGCCTGCGGCCAGGTAGATGACCGCGGGAATGGCGGCGAAGACAATCTGCATGGTGGCCATCCGCCAGCTGCCGGCGAGCTGGCTGCGCAGCTCCAGCCCCACCAGCTTTTCGGAGCGGTTGCGGAAGCGGTCGGCGTCGCGCGGGATGGTGCCGAGCGTCTTGGCCAGCCGGACGCCCGAGACGGACAACCCTTCCTCGACCTGCGTGTGTAATGCGGCCAGCTCACGCTGGCGCTCGTCGGTGACGGTGCGCCGGATTTGCGCCACCCGCCGCGACAGCCAGATTGCCGGGGGCAGCACCACCAGGGAAATCAGGCTCAGTCCGGGGGAGAGGGCGGCCATGGCCACGGCGGTGGCCACCGCGGTGGTCAGGTTGGAGGCAACGCCGGTGGCCGTGGTGGTCACGACGGACTGCATGCCGGAGATGTCGTGCGTGAGCCGGGACTGCACCTCACCGCCCCGGGTGCGGGTGAAAAAGCCCAGCGACTGGGCCTGCAGATGGGTGAACAGGTTAACGCGCAAGGTGTGCATGACGCGCTGGCCCATTCCGGTGGCCAGCCAGGTCTGCACCACGCCCACCACCGAGGTCAGCGCGGCCACGGCCACCATTGCGCCGGCCAGGAGTGCAAGCAGACGGATGTTTCCGGAGGGCAGTGCGTCGTCAATGACGGCGCGGACCAGGAACGGCTGGGCCAGGTTGATCACCGAGGAGAGGCTGATCAGTGCGACGACGACGGCGATGGTCCCCTTGTGCGGGGCAAACAGCGCGGCGATCCGCTTGAGGCTGACCGGGTGGCGGGCCAGCTGCTTTTTGTCCGCGGGGTTCAGCCGGGCCGGGCCACCGCGTCCGCCGCCGCCTCCGCCCGGACCGCCGGGCAAACCGCCCATGCCCGGGCCGCCGCCAAGGCCCGGACCGGCGTCGGGCCTTCCGCCGGCCATGGCTCCGGCATTGGCTCCCAGCCGGGGGCCCGCTCCTGTGGGTGTAGACATGTTCCTCCTGATGCTGCCGGCCCTTGGATGCACCGGATAATGCAGAGGTTACCTCATTATGTGGCTGCCAGTGAAATGGTTAGACTAAGGCCATGCCTCAGATCAGCGAAGACCATGCCGCCCGTCACCCTGCCCTGGATGCGGACTCCTCCGGCCTGGGCGACCTGATGCATGCAGCCTTCCGCGGTCTGCGCAGGCGCTGGATGCACCAACTGGCGCCGTTCGACCTGACGCCGCACCAGTTTCGGGCGCTGAACGCCGTCGCCCGGGTCGACGCGGCCGGCAGCGTGCAGACAGCCGGCGACGACGGCTGCGCTGAATCCGCCGTGGCGGGAGTCCGGTTGAAGGACCTGGCCGAGCGGCTGCGCATTGCCCCGCGCTCAGCCACCGAGGTGGTGGACCAGCTTCAGGACAAGGGCCTGCTGGCCCGCACTCCTGATCCCTCCGACCGCCGCGCCACCCTGCTGTTGCTGACCGCAGACGGAGCGAAGCTGCGGGACAAAGTGCTGGCCGACCGCAGGCGCGAGGCGGACGAGTACTTTTCCGGGCTCAGCCCCCAGGACCGCACGGACCTGCAGCGGATCCTCGGCCAGCTGACCGGCTAGCAGTGGCCGGAGCCGGCTGCCGGTCCTACTGCGCAGGGGAGATGTTGCCGCCTGTCGTGGGGTTGCTGCCCGCCGCAGGGGCATCACCGACCCGCCACACGAACGCGGGGACCGTCCCGTTGATTTCCCAGTCGCCGACGATCCGGGACTTGTAGATCACCGGATTGTGGGAGGAGATGGTGCGGGCATTGCGCCAGTGCCGGTCGAGTTGGAGGCCCCGGCCGGTAGCCGAGGCGCCGAGCGCGTTGAAGAGGATGGACGCGGCCCGCTGCACCTGTTCGGTGACCACGATCTGCGCCTGGGCGGAGGCGAACTCCACGGCCAGCGCGGCGTCGTCGGCCTCCGCTTGGGAAAGCTCCCGGTGCGCCTGGCAGGCGTCCTCCAACAGTTCCGCCACGCGCAGTGCAGCCGCCTCGGAGGCGAACGCCAGGGCGGAGACTTCCCCGACCACCTGCTGCACCTGGACGTCCCCGCTGGGCCTGGTGCCGTTGCCGTGGCTGAAAGTCCGCGTGCGTCCGCGCACTTCGGCAGCCACGTCCCGGACGGCCGCCCGGGCGATGCCGGCCAGGGTAGCCACATGGATGAGCTGGTAGACGCCGGTGTCATACGGCGGGTGTTCGGTGTCGGCAAGGACGTCTGCGGCGGGGACCCTGGCGTTGCGGAACACGGTGGTGCCGCTGGCCGTCAGGCGCTGGCCAAAGCCGTCCCAGTCGTCAATGACCTCGACGCCGGGCGCATCCCGGCGGACCAGCGCGATGACGTCTGCGCCGTCGCTGGTCCGTGCCCCGGTCATGATCCAGTCAGCGTAGAGACTTCCGGTTGTGTAGTACTTCGTGCCGTTGACGAGGTAGTCCCCGCCGTCGCGGGTGATCGTGGTGCTCACGCCGCCCACGGGCACCGGGCCGGTTTCGGTCCAGGCGTTGCCCAGCACCGCTCCCTCGGCAACACGCCGCAGCCATCCGGCGTCGTTCGCGTACAGCCGCTCCTCCACAAAGGTGATGTGGCTGCGCAGCGCCTGGGCGAGATTTGATTCCGCGGCGGCGAGTTCAATGAGCAGGCGGAAGAACTGCGGCGCCGATACGCCGCCGCCGCCCAGTTCCACCGGGACGCGCAACGCGGTGAAGCCGGCGTCTGCGAGCAGGCGGACCTCGCGGTGCAGGTTGGTGCGCTCGGTTTCGCGCTGCACCGCTCCGGCAGAGATCTCCTCGAACAAGGGACGGAACCGCGCGCTGAGGCTACTCCAGGAGACGGGCGTGGTCAGGGTTTCAGCTGTCATGGTTGGACTCCTTCTAAGACTGAACGGGTGGATGGTTCTGCGGGGTAGAGATGCCCGGCCGGGCGCGTCACACGCCATGAATCCGGGCCGGCATCCGGGGCACGGCGGCGAGCAGGGCACGCGTGTACTCCTGCGCCGGAGCGGTGAAGACCGATGCCGCGGTCCCGGATTCGACAACCCGGCCGTCCTTCAGGACCAGGACGTCGTCGCTGACGTGGTGGATGACGCCCAAGTCATGGCTGATGAACAGGTAGCTCAGGCCAAGCTGGTCCTGCAGATCGGCCAGCAGATCCAGGACCTGGGCCTGGATGGAGACATCCAGCGCCGAGACCGGTTCATCGAGCAGCAGGACGCGGGGCTGCACGGCCAGGGCGCGGGCGATGGCCACGCGCTGGCGCTGCCCGCCGGAGAGCGTCAGCGGCCGCCGGTCCAGCAGCTCCGGCGCCAGTCCCACCTGGCGGAGCAGGTCCGCTGCCCGGTCCCGGCGCTGGCCGGGC
This window harbors:
- a CDS encoding acyl-CoA dehydrogenase family protein, with protein sequence MTAETLTTPVSWSSLSARFRPLFEEISAGAVQRETERTNLHREVRLLADAGFTALRVPVELGGGGVSAPQFFRLLIELAAAESNLAQALRSHITFVEERLYANDAGWLRRVAEGAVLGNAWTETGPVPVGGVSTTITRDGGDYLVNGTKYYTTGSLYADWIMTGARTSDGADVIALVRRDAPGVEVIDDWDGFGQRLTASGTTVFRNARVPAADVLADTEHPPYDTGVYQLIHVATLAGIARAAVRDVAAEVRGRTRTFSHGNGTRPSGDVQVQQVVGEVSALAFASEAAALRVAELLEDACQAHRELSQAEADDAALAVEFASAQAQIVVTEQVQRAASILFNALGASATGRGLQLDRHWRNARTISSHNPVIYKSRIVGDWEINGTVPAFVWRVGDAPAAGSNPTTGGNISPAQ
- a CDS encoding MarR family winged helix-turn-helix transcriptional regulator; this translates as MAVELPDLTPADRGPAEAEDGRAEAISEVEESLRLLTEAVRASMRDAAKGIDPALSLFGLKVLQLLKRVGPTQSGAVAELLMVDKSVVSRVSRQLEELGLIEVKPDPSDGRARVLALTPDAAERVRAVQTGIMLDHDVLHAWTARELRQFAGYLSRLGPRTGSRTGSRSGPPADKPE
- a CDS encoding MarR family winged helix-turn-helix transcriptional regulator is translated as MPQISEDHAARHPALDADSSGLGDLMHAAFRGLRRRWMHQLAPFDLTPHQFRALNAVARVDAAGSVQTAGDDGCAESAVAGVRLKDLAERLRIAPRSATEVVDQLQDKGLLARTPDPSDRRATLLLLTADGAKLRDKVLADRRREADEYFSGLSPQDRTDLQRILGQLTG
- a CDS encoding ABC transporter ATP-binding protein, translated to MGGLPGGPGGGGGGRGGPARLNPADKKQLARHPVSLKRIAALFAPHKGTIAVVVALISLSSVINLAQPFLVRAVIDDALPSGNIRLLALLAGAMVAVAALTSVVGVVQTWLATGMGQRVMHTLRVNLFTHLQAQSLGFFTRTRGGEVQSRLTHDISGMQSVVTTTATGVASNLTTAVATAVAMAALSPGLSLISLVVLPPAIWLSRRVAQIRRTVTDERQRELAALHTQVEEGLSVSGVRLAKTLGTIPRDADRFRNRSEKLVGLELRSQLAGSWRMATMQIVFAAIPAVIYLAAGFPATSGGMTVGTLVAFTGLQATIFRPVMGLLNIGVQWVTALAFFSRIFEYLDLVPAIQAPEHPVRLDPATVRGDVRFEGVRFAYDGGTGTGGGHDVTGGTEVLRGIDLELRPGTTTAVVGPTGSGKSTLASLLPRLNEASAGKVTIDGVDVRDIAPEDLARIVGVVSQETYLIHASVRENLLLAAPDATDEQLWQALAAAQIADSIGALPEGLDTLVGARGHRFSGGEQQRLAIARTILRNPPVLVLDEATSALDNTTEAQVQQALERLAAGRTTLTIAHRLSTVENAEQVAVLAAGRIVERGTAAELRAGDGPFARLAARMGTAGAGRL